In Toxoplasma gondii ME49 chromosome VIII, whole genome shotgun sequence, a single genomic region encodes these proteins:
- a CDS encoding hypothetical protein (encoded by transcript TGME49_274030): MLVSCSAAAAKQAGERGAKERLHSEQPTHSEPVSDISWRINLILQYASCLADAGKIVDAFKGSSGVGKGFRAIGGSCSKRNRKKCLVSDANDGSFRVTPPGTRGGNGARKILGASRS; encoded by the exons ATGCTCGTATCTTGCAGTGCGGCAGCTGCAAAGCAAGCAGGTGAACGGGGCGCCAAAGAGCGACTTCACTCTGAACAGCCGACACATTCGGAACCTGTGTCAGACATCTCATGGAGAATCAACTTGATTCTCCAGTATGCAAGTTGTCTGGCAGATGCCGGAAAAATCGTCGACGCCTTCAAA GGCTCGAGTGGAGTTGGCAAGGGATTCAGAGCCATTGGTGGCAGTTGttcgaaaagaaacagaaaaaagtgCCTGGTCTCGGATGCAAATGACGGCTCTTTTCGCGTCACGCCTCCCGGGACCCGAGGCGGCAACGGGGCTCGCAAAATCCTGGGCGCTAGTCGATCCTGA